A stretch of Lentibacillus sp. JNUCC-1 DNA encodes these proteins:
- the trxA gene encoding thioredoxin: MAIVNVTDQNFADETSGGLVLADFWAPWCGPCKMIAPVLEEIDTELNDKVKIVKLDVDENQETAGKYGVMSIPTLLLFKDGEVVDQVVGFQPKEALVDVINKHA, from the coding sequence ATGGCAATTGTAAATGTAACAGATCAAAATTTTGCGGATGAAACTTCAGGCGGTCTTGTATTGGCTGACTTTTGGGCTCCTTGGTGCGGCCCTTGTAAAATGATTGCTCCTGTATTGGAAGAAATTGATACAGAACTTAACGATAAAGTTAAAATTGTTAAATTAGATGTAGATGAAAACCAGGAAACTGCCGGAAAGTATGGCGTTATGAGCATTCCGACATTGTTGTTGTTCAAAGATGGCGAGGTCGTTGATCAAGTTGTTGGCTTCCAGCCGAAAGAGGCTTTGGTAGACGTCATCAATAAGCATGCTTAA
- a CDS encoding DUF2507 domain-containing protein, translating to MKQKQNTFKLSMLDELNTTGAGYDVLRYISLPEVLGTEADTLLYFMGKNLARRLNPETMHDLFYLFEKLGWGRLEFVKEKRKSLTFTLMSDAVVYRLKAPFEIDFRLEAGFLSEAIGLIKNRTCECNEMINTNIHQIVFTVYFTDI from the coding sequence TTGAAACAAAAACAAAACACTTTTAAACTATCCATGCTGGATGAACTGAATACAACCGGTGCCGGATATGATGTCCTCCGCTATATTAGTCTGCCAGAGGTCCTAGGCACAGAAGCTGACACTTTACTTTACTTTATGGGGAAAAATCTCGCACGACGTCTTAATCCGGAGACCATGCACGATCTATTTTATCTTTTCGAAAAATTAGGCTGGGGCAGACTGGAATTTGTTAAAGAAAAACGGAAATCACTTACATTCACCTTAATGTCGGATGCGGTCGTCTACCGTCTAAAAGCTCCATTTGAAATTGATTTTCGTCTGGAAGCAGGATTCCTGTCGGAGGCTATAGGGCTTATTAAAAACAGAACTTGTGAATGCAATGAAATGATTAACACCAACATACATCAAATCGTATTTACCGTTTATTTCACAGATATCTAA
- a CDS encoding electron transfer flavoprotein subunit beta/FixA family protein, with the protein MNIYVLLKKTFDTEEKISISDGQIEDEGAEFIINPYDEYAVEEAIKQRDEHGGEVTVVTIGDEDSEKQLRTALAMGADKAVLVNTEDDLEEGDQYTTATILEAFFKDKEYDLILAGNVAIDEASGQVGPRLAERLGIGCVTTITSLEIDGDTAKIDKDVEGDIEKVETALPLLVTCQQGLNDPRYPSLPGIMKAKKKPLEELEIDDLDLDEEDVEPKTKTVEIFLPPEKEAGKMLEGEPEEQVKELVDLLRNEAKVL; encoded by the coding sequence ATGAATATTTATGTATTGCTTAAAAAAACATTTGATACAGAGGAAAAAATCAGTATTTCAGATGGACAGATTGAAGACGAAGGCGCTGAGTTTATCATCAATCCCTACGACGAATATGCGGTTGAAGAAGCAATCAAACAGCGTGATGAGCATGGCGGGGAAGTAACCGTTGTAACAATTGGAGATGAAGACTCCGAAAAACAATTGCGAACAGCTCTTGCAATGGGTGCTGACAAAGCCGTGTTAGTCAATACTGAGGACGATTTAGAGGAAGGCGATCAATATACAACTGCAACCATCCTAGAAGCGTTCTTTAAGGATAAAGAATATGACCTGATTCTCGCAGGTAACGTAGCCATTGATGAAGCAAGCGGTCAAGTAGGGCCTCGTTTGGCGGAGCGTTTGGGTATTGGGTGTGTCACAACGATTACCAGCCTGGAAATCGACGGAGACACAGCCAAAATCGATAAAGATGTTGAGGGTGATATAGAGAAAGTAGAAACTGCATTGCCATTGCTCGTCACTTGCCAGCAGGGATTAAACGACCCAAGATATCCATCGCTTCCTGGGATTATGAAAGCGAAAAAGAAACCTCTGGAAGAGCTTGAAATTGACGATCTCGATCTTGACGAAGAGGATGTAGAGCCAAAAACCAAGACAGTCGAAATCTTCCTGCCACCTGAAAAAGAAGCTGGAAAAATGCTTGAGGGTGAGCCTGAAGAGCAAGTGAAAGAACTTGTTGATCTACTAAGAAACGAAGCGAAAGTTCTGTAA
- a CDS encoding long-chain-fatty-acid--CoA ligase, with amino-acid sequence MAQKRWHKHYPKEIPKTIDYDQAPLHAFLLSSAESYPKKKALHFMGKDMSYEELLGEAKQMAGYFQRLGVSKGDRISIMLPNCPQSVIAYYGALMAGATVVQTNPLYTERELEYQLKDSGSKIIVCLDILFPRVTNIKEETDIEHVIVTGIKDYLPFPKNLVYPFIQKKQYKMVVNVTPSKDTHVWKSIINEAPPVYEIVDVDPLEDLALLQYTGGTTGYPKGVMLTHYNLVANVQMCKAWLYNIKESQETILGVLPFFHVYGMTTVMNMSIMISAKMVLMPKFEPEDVLKAIEKQKPTLFPGAPTIYIGLLNHPKLKNYDLSSIEACISGSAPLPVEVQQQFETITGGRLVEGYGLTESSPVTHANFVWAERVNGSIGVPWPDTDSKVIDMATMEEAPIGEVGEIAVKGPQIMKGYWNNEEETIQTLKDGWLYTGDMGYMDENGYFYIVDRKKDMIIAGGYNIYPREVEEVLYEHEAIQEAAVAGVPDPYRGETVKAYIVLKPGYKTTEEELNKHCRKHLAPFKVPRIYEYMEELPKTAVGKILRRKLVDGEKEKASQ; translated from the coding sequence ATGGCTCAAAAAAGATGGCATAAGCATTATCCAAAGGAAATACCCAAGACGATTGACTATGATCAGGCGCCATTGCATGCTTTTTTGCTAAGCAGTGCTGAAAGTTACCCAAAAAAGAAAGCGCTTCACTTTATGGGTAAGGATATGTCTTATGAGGAATTATTGGGTGAAGCGAAACAAATGGCCGGGTATTTTCAACGGCTGGGTGTCTCAAAGGGCGACAGAATCAGTATTATGCTACCGAACTGTCCACAATCTGTTATTGCGTATTATGGGGCGCTGATGGCGGGAGCAACTGTGGTGCAGACGAACCCGCTTTATACCGAACGCGAGCTGGAGTATCAACTGAAAGACTCAGGCTCAAAGATCATTGTATGTCTTGATATTTTGTTTCCGCGGGTGACAAATATTAAAGAAGAGACAGATATCGAGCATGTTATTGTAACCGGTATCAAAGATTACTTGCCATTTCCGAAAAATCTTGTCTATCCGTTCATTCAAAAGAAGCAATACAAAATGGTTGTAAACGTAACCCCATCTAAGGATACACATGTATGGAAGAGCATTATAAATGAAGCTCCTCCAGTGTATGAAATTGTAGATGTTGACCCACTCGAAGACTTAGCCTTGTTGCAATATACTGGTGGCACGACAGGTTATCCCAAAGGTGTAATGCTTACCCACTATAATCTGGTTGCCAATGTTCAAATGTGCAAAGCATGGCTTTACAATATAAAAGAAAGTCAGGAAACCATACTCGGTGTCCTCCCGTTCTTCCATGTGTACGGTATGACAACTGTGATGAATATGTCCATTATGATTAGCGCAAAAATGGTCCTCATGCCAAAATTTGAACCCGAAGATGTGCTGAAGGCCATAGAAAAACAGAAACCGACTCTGTTCCCGGGTGCCCCAACAATATATATTGGTTTGTTGAACCATCCGAAACTTAAAAATTATGACCTTTCGTCTATTGAAGCGTGTATCAGTGGCTCAGCCCCTTTGCCTGTAGAAGTGCAACAGCAATTTGAGACCATCACGGGCGGCCGTTTGGTTGAGGGATATGGTCTGACAGAGTCATCACCGGTAACCCATGCTAATTTCGTTTGGGCAGAGCGTGTGAATGGAAGTATTGGTGTTCCGTGGCCAGATACGGATTCCAAAGTGATCGATATGGCCACTATGGAAGAGGCACCTATTGGGGAAGTTGGAGAAATTGCTGTTAAAGGCCCTCAAATTATGAAAGGGTATTGGAATAATGAAGAAGAAACCATTCAAACATTAAAAGATGGCTGGCTTTATACCGGTGACATGGGATATATGGATGAAAATGGCTACTTTTACATTGTAGACCGTAAGAAAGATATGATCATTGCAGGCGGATATAATATATATCCTCGGGAAGTTGAAGAAGTACTATATGAACACGAAGCCATTCAAGAAGCGGCTGTCGCTGGTGTTCCGGACCCGTATCGCGGTGAAACTGTGAAAGCATATATTGTTTTAAAGCCTGGTTATAAAACAACAGAAGAAGAATTAAACAAACATTGTCGAAAACATCTGGCCCCGTTTAAGGTCCCGCGTATCTATGAATATATGGAAGAATTGCCTAAAACAGCGGTGGGTAAAATTTTAAGACGTAAACTTGTTGATGGAGAAAAAGAGAAAGCAAGTCAGTAA
- a CDS encoding TetR/AcrR family transcriptional regulator translates to MRKQKPKYKQIIDAAVQVIAENGYHKSQVSKIASQAGVADGTIYLYFKNKEDILISVFEEKMGQFIEQIVQSIKHQEHAQDKLFTLIEMHFQQLTADHHLAIVTQLELRQSKKSLRLEINHVLKPYLSVIDDIIKEGIEESLFRPDLNRPLVRQMIFGTLDEVVTNWVMNEQKYDLMDQVLSVHELIVNGISIHTAKEE, encoded by the coding sequence ATGAGAAAACAAAAGCCCAAATATAAACAAATTATAGATGCAGCCGTCCAGGTTATCGCTGAAAATGGCTATCATAAATCCCAGGTGTCCAAAATCGCCAGTCAGGCTGGTGTGGCAGATGGAACGATTTATCTGTATTTCAAGAATAAAGAAGATATCCTTATCTCTGTTTTTGAAGAAAAAATGGGTCAATTCATAGAGCAAATCGTTCAAAGTATTAAACATCAAGAACATGCTCAAGACAAACTTTTTACGTTGATCGAGATGCATTTCCAGCAGCTGACTGCTGATCATCACTTGGCAATTGTGACGCAATTAGAGCTTCGTCAATCCAAAAAATCCTTGCGTTTGGAAATTAATCATGTTCTTAAGCCCTATTTATCGGTTATTGATGATATTATTAAAGAGGGCATTGAGGAAAGCTTATTTCGTCCAGATCTTAATCGTCCGCTTGTAAGACAAATGATTTTCGGGACGCTTGATGAAGTGGTGACGAACTGGGTAATGAATGAGCAAAAGTATGACTTAATGGACCAAGTATTAAGCGTTCACGAATTAATTGTAAACGGTATCTCTATCCATACAGCAAAGGAGGAGTAA
- a CDS encoding enoyl-CoA hydratase has protein sequence MSTIHYEVTDNIAVLTIQSPPANALSSTLLRDLNQKLDTIEGVPEIKAVILTGEGKFFSAGADIKEFTSLQEASDYEALSKKGQVLFARMENYHVPIIAAIHGAALGGGLELAMACHIRIASETAKLGLPELTLGIIPGFAGTQRLPYYVGASKAYEMILTGEAITGVEAEKYGLVNQTTDDDSVYEHAKQLADKIAEKSGPTIHEIMKLIPYARTGNFTEGADHEAEAFGRVFGSEDAKEGIAAFLEKRKASFKDQ, from the coding sequence GTGAGTACGATTCACTATGAAGTAACAGACAATATTGCCGTGCTGACAATTCAAAGTCCACCGGCCAATGCGTTGTCAAGCACACTATTGCGTGACTTGAATCAGAAGCTTGATACAATTGAAGGCGTACCTGAAATCAAAGCAGTTATTTTGACTGGGGAAGGCAAATTCTTCTCAGCAGGAGCTGACATTAAAGAATTCACTTCGTTGCAGGAAGCATCAGATTATGAAGCTCTCTCCAAAAAAGGTCAAGTGCTTTTTGCCAGAATGGAAAATTACCATGTCCCGATCATTGCAGCTATTCATGGTGCAGCACTTGGTGGCGGGCTGGAACTTGCGATGGCATGTCATATTAGAATTGCTTCTGAGACAGCAAAGCTCGGCCTTCCAGAATTAACGCTCGGGATCATCCCTGGGTTTGCCGGGACGCAACGCTTGCCTTATTATGTAGGGGCTTCCAAAGCGTATGAGATGATACTGACTGGTGAAGCCATTACAGGGGTGGAAGCAGAAAAATATGGATTGGTAAATCAGACAACGGATGATGATTCCGTTTATGAACACGCAAAGCAGCTTGCAGATAAAATCGCTGAAAAGAGCGGACCAACCATCCATGAAATTATGAAACTCATTCCTTATGCCAGAACAGGTAATTTTACAGAAGGTGCCGATCATGAAGCTGAAGCATTTGGCCGTGTTTTCGGATCTGAGGATGCGAAAGAGGGCATAGCAGCTTTTCTTGAAAAACGAAAAGCCAGTTTCAAAGATCAATAG